One stretch of Kogia breviceps isolate mKogBre1 chromosome 18, mKogBre1 haplotype 1, whole genome shotgun sequence DNA includes these proteins:
- the ZNF584 gene encoding zinc finger protein 584 isoform X3, which yields MAEEAQALVTFEDVAVYFSREEWGLLNLTQRSLYRDVMLENFALIGSLGFLCRLRDEEAPPEQVKSCRVHLSENPFLCGVSGKDIPAALGFLQSQATHREGTPRRSTKRKAFPPSSTCQQQQGAHATQKPFKCSDCGQAFLKAFALLDHLITHAKERPFRCLAGGNAPKESSTLVHHRKTHTGETSHVCSECGKAFSYPSKLRKHQKVHTGIKPFRCGECGKTFNRKDALVLHQRIHTGERPYQCSECGKSFSVLSTLIRHRKVHIGERPYECRECGKFFKYNHSFILHQRVHTGERPYECSECGKTYVTRSGLYQHWKVHTGERPYECSLCGKTFTTRSYRNRHQQFHTEERAYECTECGKAFKHSSTLLQHKKVHTGERP from the exons ATGGCAGAGGAGGCGCAG GCCCTGGTGACCTTTGAGGATGTGGCTGTGTATTTCTCCCGAGAGGAGTGGGGGCTCCTTAATTTGACCCAGAGGAGCCTGTACCGTGATGTTATGCTGGAGAACTTTGCGCTCATTGGCTCACTGG GTTTTCTGTGTAGACTGCGGGATGAGGAAGCCCCTCCCGAGCAGGTGAAGAGCTGCAGAGTCCACCTGTCAGAGAACCCCTTTTTGTGCGGGGTGTCTGGGAAGGACATCCCTGCTGCCTTAGGCTTCCTCcagtcccaggccacccacagaGAGGGGACACCACGCAGAAGCACCAAGCGCAAGGCCTTCCCACCCAGCTCCACTTGCCAGCAACAGCAGGGAGCCCACGCCACACAGAAGCCCTTCAAGTGCAGTGACTGCGGGCAAGCCTTCCTGAAGGCCTTCGCGCTCCTCGACCACCTGATCACTCACGCCAAAGAGAGACCCTTCAGGTGCCTAGCAGGTGGAAATGCCCCCAAGGAGAGCTCAACCCTGGTTCATCACCGAAAAACTCACACTGGAGAAACATCCCATGTGTGTAGTGagtgtgggaaggccttcagTTACCCATCTAAACTGAGGAAGCACCAGAAAGTTCATACTGGCATAAAACCTTTCAGGTGTGGTGAGTGCGGGAAAACCTTCAACCGCAAAGATGCACTTGTTCTGCaccagagaattcacactggagagagGCCTTACCAGTGCAGCGAGTGTGGGAAGTCCTTCAGCGTTCTGTCTACCCTCATTCGGCACCGGAAAGTTCACATTGGAGAAAGGCCCTATGAGTGCAGGGAATGTGGGAAATTCTTCAAATACAACCATAGCTTCATTCTTCACcagagagttcacactggagagaggccctatgagtgcagtgaatgtgggaaaactTATGTGACCCGCTCTGGGCTGTATCAGCACTGGAAAGTCCACACTGGAGAACGTCCTTATGAGTGCAGCCTGTGTGGGAAAACCTTCACTACCAGGTCCTACCGGAATCGGCACCAGCAGTTCCACACTGAAGAGAGGGCTTATGAATGTacagaatgtgggaaagcctttaaaCATAGTTCTACCCTCCTTCAGCACAAGAAAGtccacactggagaaaggccATAG
- the ZNF584 gene encoding zinc finger protein 584 isoform X2, producing MMDLAQVPMAEEAQALVTFEDVAVYFSREEWGLLNLTQRSLYRDVMLENFALIGSLGFLCRLRDEEAPPEQVKSCRVHLSENPFLCGVSGKDIPAALGFLQSQATHREGTPRRSTKRKAFPPSSTCQQQQGAHATQKPFKCSDCGQAFLKAFALLDHLITHAKERPFRCLAGGNAPKESSTLVHHRKTHTGETSHVCSECGKAFSYPSKLRKHQKVHTGIKPFRCGECGKTFNRKDALVLHQRIHTGERPYQCSECGKSFSVLSTLIRHRKVHIGERPYECRECGKFFKYNHSFILHQRVHTGERPYECSECGKTYVTRSGLYQHWKVHTGERPYECSLCGKTFTTRSYRNRHQQFHTEERAYECTECGKAFKHSSTLLQHKKVHTGERP from the exons ATGATGGACCTGGCGCAG GTTCCAATGGCAGAGGAGGCGCAG GCCCTGGTGACCTTTGAGGATGTGGCTGTGTATTTCTCCCGAGAGGAGTGGGGGCTCCTTAATTTGACCCAGAGGAGCCTGTACCGTGATGTTATGCTGGAGAACTTTGCGCTCATTGGCTCACTGG GTTTTCTGTGTAGACTGCGGGATGAGGAAGCCCCTCCCGAGCAGGTGAAGAGCTGCAGAGTCCACCTGTCAGAGAACCCCTTTTTGTGCGGGGTGTCTGGGAAGGACATCCCTGCTGCCTTAGGCTTCCTCcagtcccaggccacccacagaGAGGGGACACCACGCAGAAGCACCAAGCGCAAGGCCTTCCCACCCAGCTCCACTTGCCAGCAACAGCAGGGAGCCCACGCCACACAGAAGCCCTTCAAGTGCAGTGACTGCGGGCAAGCCTTCCTGAAGGCCTTCGCGCTCCTCGACCACCTGATCACTCACGCCAAAGAGAGACCCTTCAGGTGCCTAGCAGGTGGAAATGCCCCCAAGGAGAGCTCAACCCTGGTTCATCACCGAAAAACTCACACTGGAGAAACATCCCATGTGTGTAGTGagtgtgggaaggccttcagTTACCCATCTAAACTGAGGAAGCACCAGAAAGTTCATACTGGCATAAAACCTTTCAGGTGTGGTGAGTGCGGGAAAACCTTCAACCGCAAAGATGCACTTGTTCTGCaccagagaattcacactggagagagGCCTTACCAGTGCAGCGAGTGTGGGAAGTCCTTCAGCGTTCTGTCTACCCTCATTCGGCACCGGAAAGTTCACATTGGAGAAAGGCCCTATGAGTGCAGGGAATGTGGGAAATTCTTCAAATACAACCATAGCTTCATTCTTCACcagagagttcacactggagagaggccctatgagtgcagtgaatgtgggaaaactTATGTGACCCGCTCTGGGCTGTATCAGCACTGGAAAGTCCACACTGGAGAACGTCCTTATGAGTGCAGCCTGTGTGGGAAAACCTTCACTACCAGGTCCTACCGGAATCGGCACCAGCAGTTCCACACTGAAGAGAGGGCTTATGAATGTacagaatgtgggaaagcctttaaaCATAGTTCTACCCTCCTTCAGCACAAGAAAGtccacactggagaaaggccATAG
- the ZNF584 gene encoding zinc finger protein 584 isoform X1, giving the protein MVRVLPLLVVGASTLEGSALTAETTPAERSVPMAEEAQALVTFEDVAVYFSREEWGLLNLTQRSLYRDVMLENFALIGSLGFLCRLRDEEAPPEQVKSCRVHLSENPFLCGVSGKDIPAALGFLQSQATHREGTPRRSTKRKAFPPSSTCQQQQGAHATQKPFKCSDCGQAFLKAFALLDHLITHAKERPFRCLAGGNAPKESSTLVHHRKTHTGETSHVCSECGKAFSYPSKLRKHQKVHTGIKPFRCGECGKTFNRKDALVLHQRIHTGERPYQCSECGKSFSVLSTLIRHRKVHIGERPYECRECGKFFKYNHSFILHQRVHTGERPYECSECGKTYVTRSGLYQHWKVHTGERPYECSLCGKTFTTRSYRNRHQQFHTEERAYECTECGKAFKHSSTLLQHKKVHTGERP; this is encoded by the exons ATGGTTCGCGTTTTGCCGCTACTGGTGGTAGGTGCGAGCACTTTAGAGGGTAGCGCTCTCACCGCAGAGACCACCCCGGCCGAGAGAAGC GTTCCAATGGCAGAGGAGGCGCAG GCCCTGGTGACCTTTGAGGATGTGGCTGTGTATTTCTCCCGAGAGGAGTGGGGGCTCCTTAATTTGACCCAGAGGAGCCTGTACCGTGATGTTATGCTGGAGAACTTTGCGCTCATTGGCTCACTGG GTTTTCTGTGTAGACTGCGGGATGAGGAAGCCCCTCCCGAGCAGGTGAAGAGCTGCAGAGTCCACCTGTCAGAGAACCCCTTTTTGTGCGGGGTGTCTGGGAAGGACATCCCTGCTGCCTTAGGCTTCCTCcagtcccaggccacccacagaGAGGGGACACCACGCAGAAGCACCAAGCGCAAGGCCTTCCCACCCAGCTCCACTTGCCAGCAACAGCAGGGAGCCCACGCCACACAGAAGCCCTTCAAGTGCAGTGACTGCGGGCAAGCCTTCCTGAAGGCCTTCGCGCTCCTCGACCACCTGATCACTCACGCCAAAGAGAGACCCTTCAGGTGCCTAGCAGGTGGAAATGCCCCCAAGGAGAGCTCAACCCTGGTTCATCACCGAAAAACTCACACTGGAGAAACATCCCATGTGTGTAGTGagtgtgggaaggccttcagTTACCCATCTAAACTGAGGAAGCACCAGAAAGTTCATACTGGCATAAAACCTTTCAGGTGTGGTGAGTGCGGGAAAACCTTCAACCGCAAAGATGCACTTGTTCTGCaccagagaattcacactggagagagGCCTTACCAGTGCAGCGAGTGTGGGAAGTCCTTCAGCGTTCTGTCTACCCTCATTCGGCACCGGAAAGTTCACATTGGAGAAAGGCCCTATGAGTGCAGGGAATGTGGGAAATTCTTCAAATACAACCATAGCTTCATTCTTCACcagagagttcacactggagagaggccctatgagtgcagtgaatgtgggaaaactTATGTGACCCGCTCTGGGCTGTATCAGCACTGGAAAGTCCACACTGGAGAACGTCCTTATGAGTGCAGCCTGTGTGGGAAAACCTTCACTACCAGGTCCTACCGGAATCGGCACCAGCAGTTCCACACTGAAGAGAGGGCTTATGAATGTacagaatgtgggaaagcctttaaaCATAGTTCTACCCTCCTTCAGCACAAGAAAGtccacactggagaaaggccATAG
- the ZNF584 gene encoding zinc finger protein 584 isoform X4 yields MMDLAQALVTFEDVAVYFSREEWGLLNLTQRSLYRDVMLENFALIGSLGFLCRLRDEEAPPEQVKSCRVHLSENPFLCGVSGKDIPAALGFLQSQATHREGTPRRSTKRKAFPPSSTCQQQQGAHATQKPFKCSDCGQAFLKAFALLDHLITHAKERPFRCLAGGNAPKESSTLVHHRKTHTGETSHVCSECGKAFSYPSKLRKHQKVHTGIKPFRCGECGKTFNRKDALVLHQRIHTGERPYQCSECGKSFSVLSTLIRHRKVHIGERPYECRECGKFFKYNHSFILHQRVHTGERPYECSECGKTYVTRSGLYQHWKVHTGERPYECSLCGKTFTTRSYRNRHQQFHTEERAYECTECGKAFKHSSTLLQHKKVHTGERP; encoded by the exons ATGATGGACCTGGCGCAG GCCCTGGTGACCTTTGAGGATGTGGCTGTGTATTTCTCCCGAGAGGAGTGGGGGCTCCTTAATTTGACCCAGAGGAGCCTGTACCGTGATGTTATGCTGGAGAACTTTGCGCTCATTGGCTCACTGG GTTTTCTGTGTAGACTGCGGGATGAGGAAGCCCCTCCCGAGCAGGTGAAGAGCTGCAGAGTCCACCTGTCAGAGAACCCCTTTTTGTGCGGGGTGTCTGGGAAGGACATCCCTGCTGCCTTAGGCTTCCTCcagtcccaggccacccacagaGAGGGGACACCACGCAGAAGCACCAAGCGCAAGGCCTTCCCACCCAGCTCCACTTGCCAGCAACAGCAGGGAGCCCACGCCACACAGAAGCCCTTCAAGTGCAGTGACTGCGGGCAAGCCTTCCTGAAGGCCTTCGCGCTCCTCGACCACCTGATCACTCACGCCAAAGAGAGACCCTTCAGGTGCCTAGCAGGTGGAAATGCCCCCAAGGAGAGCTCAACCCTGGTTCATCACCGAAAAACTCACACTGGAGAAACATCCCATGTGTGTAGTGagtgtgggaaggccttcagTTACCCATCTAAACTGAGGAAGCACCAGAAAGTTCATACTGGCATAAAACCTTTCAGGTGTGGTGAGTGCGGGAAAACCTTCAACCGCAAAGATGCACTTGTTCTGCaccagagaattcacactggagagagGCCTTACCAGTGCAGCGAGTGTGGGAAGTCCTTCAGCGTTCTGTCTACCCTCATTCGGCACCGGAAAGTTCACATTGGAGAAAGGCCCTATGAGTGCAGGGAATGTGGGAAATTCTTCAAATACAACCATAGCTTCATTCTTCACcagagagttcacactggagagaggccctatgagtgcagtgaatgtgggaaaactTATGTGACCCGCTCTGGGCTGTATCAGCACTGGAAAGTCCACACTGGAGAACGTCCTTATGAGTGCAGCCTGTGTGGGAAAACCTTCACTACCAGGTCCTACCGGAATCGGCACCAGCAGTTCCACACTGAAGAGAGGGCTTATGAATGTacagaatgtgggaaagcctttaaaCATAGTTCTACCCTCCTTCAGCACAAGAAAGtccacactggagaaaggccATAG
- the ZNF584 gene encoding zinc finger protein 584 isoform X5, which translates to MLENFALIGSLGFLCRLRDEEAPPEQVKSCRVHLSENPFLCGVSGKDIPAALGFLQSQATHREGTPRRSTKRKAFPPSSTCQQQQGAHATQKPFKCSDCGQAFLKAFALLDHLITHAKERPFRCLAGGNAPKESSTLVHHRKTHTGETSHVCSECGKAFSYPSKLRKHQKVHTGIKPFRCGECGKTFNRKDALVLHQRIHTGERPYQCSECGKSFSVLSTLIRHRKVHIGERPYECRECGKFFKYNHSFILHQRVHTGERPYECSECGKTYVTRSGLYQHWKVHTGERPYECSLCGKTFTTRSYRNRHQQFHTEERAYECTECGKAFKHSSTLLQHKKVHTGERP; encoded by the exons ATGCTGGAGAACTTTGCGCTCATTGGCTCACTGG GTTTTCTGTGTAGACTGCGGGATGAGGAAGCCCCTCCCGAGCAGGTGAAGAGCTGCAGAGTCCACCTGTCAGAGAACCCCTTTTTGTGCGGGGTGTCTGGGAAGGACATCCCTGCTGCCTTAGGCTTCCTCcagtcccaggccacccacagaGAGGGGACACCACGCAGAAGCACCAAGCGCAAGGCCTTCCCACCCAGCTCCACTTGCCAGCAACAGCAGGGAGCCCACGCCACACAGAAGCCCTTCAAGTGCAGTGACTGCGGGCAAGCCTTCCTGAAGGCCTTCGCGCTCCTCGACCACCTGATCACTCACGCCAAAGAGAGACCCTTCAGGTGCCTAGCAGGTGGAAATGCCCCCAAGGAGAGCTCAACCCTGGTTCATCACCGAAAAACTCACACTGGAGAAACATCCCATGTGTGTAGTGagtgtgggaaggccttcagTTACCCATCTAAACTGAGGAAGCACCAGAAAGTTCATACTGGCATAAAACCTTTCAGGTGTGGTGAGTGCGGGAAAACCTTCAACCGCAAAGATGCACTTGTTCTGCaccagagaattcacactggagagagGCCTTACCAGTGCAGCGAGTGTGGGAAGTCCTTCAGCGTTCTGTCTACCCTCATTCGGCACCGGAAAGTTCACATTGGAGAAAGGCCCTATGAGTGCAGGGAATGTGGGAAATTCTTCAAATACAACCATAGCTTCATTCTTCACcagagagttcacactggagagaggccctatgagtgcagtgaatgtgggaaaactTATGTGACCCGCTCTGGGCTGTATCAGCACTGGAAAGTCCACACTGGAGAACGTCCTTATGAGTGCAGCCTGTGTGGGAAAACCTTCACTACCAGGTCCTACCGGAATCGGCACCAGCAGTTCCACACTGAAGAGAGGGCTTATGAATGTacagaatgtgggaaagcctttaaaCATAGTTCTACCCTCCTTCAGCACAAGAAAGtccacactggagaaaggccATAG